In Luteibaculum oceani, the genomic window AGCTGAGGGCGTAGATTATGTTGGGCTAGGGCCTTATAGATTTACCAAAACCAAAGAAAAATTGAGTCCGGTTCTGGGGTTGGATGGATACCGAAGCTTAATGAAATTTTTGGGAGAGGTCAATCCGCAAATTCCTGTAATAGCTATTGGAGGTATAACCATTGAGGATATACATCCACTAAGGGATGCTGGAGTTCATGGGGTTGCATTGGCGTCATTAATTAACCATGCGGATGCCCCTGAAAAAGTGATAACAGAGATTAAAACGAAATTATAATATGAGCTTTTCAATAGGAGGAATAGAAATGGGCTCCCGATTATTATTGGGAACTGGTAAGTTTTCTTCAAACGAAAACATGGTTGCTGCTATTAAAGCATCTGGAACGGAAATGGTGACGGTGGCTTTAAAGCGTGTTGATGCTAAAAGGAAGGAGCAGGATGAGCTGCTTGCCGCACTCAGATCAACCGGAGTCCGTTTACTGCCAAATACTTCTGGCGTTAGAACAGCCGATGAAGCTGTTTTTGCAGCGGAATTGGCCCGAGAGGCCTTAGAAACCGATTGGTTGAAATTGGAGATTCATCCCGATCCAAAATATTTGCTACCCGATCCTATAGAGACTTTAAAAGCAACAGAGGTATTGGCTAAAAAAGGATTTAAAATACTCCCATACATCCATGCCGATCCAGTTTTATGTAAAAGGCTGGAGGAGGTGGGAACTACCGCAGTTATGCCTCTTGGAGCTCCAATTGGAACCAATTTGGGAATAAAAACCAAGGAATTTATCGAGATAATTATAGATCAAGCTAAAGTTCCTGTAATTGTCGATGCTGGGATTGGTGCGCCATCTGATGCTGCCTTAGCTCTGGAGCTTGGTGCCGATGCAGTCTTGGTAAATACCGCCATAGCAGTTGCAGGAAATCCCGCCCAAATGGGAGAAGCCTTTAAGTTGGCAGTTGCATCAGGCGAATTAGCTTACAAAGCTAAATTAGGGCCCAAACAGCTCTCTAAAAAAGCAAGTGCCTCATCACCTTTAACCTCGTTTTTAGATGTCTAGTTTCAGAGCTTTATTCGAAAAATACAGTTGGGAAGAAATTCGGAACCAGGTTTACAGCAAATCTGCCGCGGATGTGGAAGCGGTTTTGGCCTCAGGCAAGGCAGATTTAGATGGCTTTTTAGCTTTAGTTTCTCCCGCCGCAGCCCCTTATTTGGAGCAAATGGCACAGTTAAGTCGAGAAATTACCTTAAAACGCTTTGGAAAAACGATTCAGCTTTTTGCCCCATTTTATCTATCGAATGAGTGCCAAAATATCTGTACCTATTGTGGGTTTTCTTTGGATAATCCCATTCGCAGGAAAACCCTAAACCCAATTGAAATAGAGAAGGAAATCAAGGCCATAAAGGATCTAGGTTTTCGACACGTGTTATTGGTTACCGGAGAGGCAAATAAAACAGTAGGTGTGGATTATTTGGAGCGAGCAATAAAGCAAATCCGACCGCATTTTGATAATGTTTCCATGGAGGTTCAGCCATTGGATCAACTGGATTATGAGAGACTGATTGAAGTAGGGCTTCACACGGTTTTGGTTTATCAAGAAACCTATCATCAAGCCGACTATAAAAAGCACCATCCCAAAGGGAAGAAATCTAATTTTTGGTACCGCCTGGATACTCCAGACAGACTTGGGAGAGCAGGAATATACAAAATGGGACTTGGGGCGCTAATCGGTCTAGAAGACTGGAGAATTGATTCATTTTTTGTGGCATTGCACCTCGATTATTTGCAAAGAACTTATTGGAAAAGTAAGTACACCTTGTCCTTCCCGAGGTTGCGTCCATTTTCAGGTGGATTGGAACCTAAAGTAGAGATGAATGATGCCGAATTGGTTCAGCTCATTTGTGCGTACCGAATTTTTAATCCTGATGTGGAATTATCGCTTTCGACTAGGGAAACTCAAAAGTTTAGGGATAACGTTATTAAAATGGGGATAACCACTATGTCAGCGGGGTCTAAAACCAATCCTGGGGGTTATGCTGTGGAGCCTCAATCTTTAGAGCAATTTGAAATATCAGATGAGCGCTCACCTGCACAGATAGTAGAAATAATAAAAAATGCTGGTTACGAGCCCGTTTGGAAAGATTGGGACCAGTCGTACCAGCAGTTTTCAGTGTAATTTAGGAAAAGGGGTTAGAGGTAAAAGATAACCTCAAACCTTGGGTTTAATACGTTGTAATCAATTCTCAGGTTGCTTTCCTTAATCTTGGAGTCCTTAATTTTAGTGGAACTATAATTTAAGGTGGCAATATTCAGGCCAAGAGATGCTCGCTTGGCAATAAAGTACATCAATCCAACTTTTAGGTTGGCGTCGTATTCAATAGGATGTGGAGTAAATCCATTTAGGTAAAATACTTTTCCAAGGTCTAGCTGAGCAATGTACAGTACTCTGTCGGTAAAGTTTCCGTGTAACCTACCAAAAGCCCCAATGAACATGGTTTTCTGACTGTCTTTATTTTCAGCGTTGTTCCTTAGGTTTTTAACCTTTTCTACGTCCACTCGGTAATCCAATAAAACTCCCGTTGCAATTCTGTCGGATACCATAAGTCCAAACAATGGGCTTATAGATAACAATCGGGTTTGGTTTGATATAACAGAGTCTTCTTGGGTCGATCCATCGTAAAACAATCCACCACCTAATAAAAGTTGGCCTTTAGATTGACTAAAGGAAATAGAACAAAAAAGGGCAAAAACTAGAGTTAAAAATAAACGCATACGGCAAGGTTTAAGTGAATGCAAGAAAAGAAATTAAAACCTTATTCACTATGGCGGCTTTAGAACTTTTGAACAGCTTAAAGGGGAAAGCTATTGTAATTTATTGTCCGAATAGCTTTTTGTAAAACACGGCAATTAAAACCACAGCTCCCACCACTAATATTTCTAAATGGTCGCTAATGGGTACCGGAGGATTACCTCCGTTCTTGCGAGGGGCAGGAGTGGAATTTCTCTTTTTCTTTTCATTGAATATGGATTCGTCCAAATCGTAGATTCTATGTTGATTTTCAAAATTTTGTAATGGGCTATTTGACTCCTCAAGCATTTGGGCTGGGGCTTCAAGAATAACCGGATCCTCTATGTAGGCATCTTGAGCATATAATTTTGGATTAAGAAAAATGCATAGAAGCATTGCAGAGGATAGGCTCCAACGTAAAGTAGGTTTTAGCATGGTGGTAAAGCAGGTTCCTAGGTGTGGTTTTTTATTTGTTCAGGTAATGGGTGGTATTTTGTTGGTTTCCGTTCTTAAATTGAATACTGCTCAAAATAATTTCGGCCGATAAGTTATGTACAGGTATGGCGAATTTGGTTGTGCTTATTTGTTTTGTCAGGATTTCTTTTCCGTCAACCGAGTACAAGCGGACGCTTTCGGGTTGTGAATTCTCAGATAATTCGAAATGCAATGTTCCGTTATGGAACCACGTTTTAATAGAGTTTTCAATTTGGTTAGTTGACACAATTTCAGTGGTGGGCGAGGTGTACCTTCTGAAGGTTAAGAAGAATCTGTTTTTAGACTTATGGCTATCCTCAAAAAATATGGAGGCGTCTTCTCTCCAGAGGTTCCAGCTTTCACCTGTTTCAGTATCCAGTAGGTAAGGCTCTAATCCACCCATTTTGTCGAACTGCGATTTTTCTATGTGTATTTGGTAATTACCAGTATGGGGGGTAGCAATGGAAAGGGGGATTTTTACTTTTGGATTTACCATTCCTACTGTTTGTATGCCCAGCACATGCCCTTCGTAGTTTAAAGTTTGAATGTGGAAACTCCCTGCATCTGAGCCTAGAGCATCCCAGCCCCAATCGTACAATGGTGTGCAGTTTTCGGCTATGGCAAATAGGGTGGTATAGCGCTTATCTTGGTCGATAATTTGTAAATGGAATTTAGCTAAAATGGGGTTTGCCCTACCGCTTTTAAACTCACTATTAACTCCACCTCGCATACTGTTTTTAAAACTTACCGTTTGCGACGTAGTCCCTGTAAGGCATACATAAAATCCCTGTCCCGATGCGATGTAGGTGTTAGCTAAGGTTTGAGAATTATCCGTGGATCCGGCAACGGTAGCTCCTGCATTATTTATGGTTATCTGTTGGTTTTCCTCGGTGTAAGAGTAATTGGGATTGTGATTAAATAGGTTGATAAATCCATCGAGAACAGCACTATTTTCCGTTAGAAAATCTGCTGCATTAATGGCACTAGGATAGGGGTTTCCTAGTGCGTTGTAATTGCCTGTGGTTCCATTGGTTTCAGTGGCAATGGTTATGGTTCCATTGTTTATTTCTCCCGAAAAGGTATGCGTATTTACTCCAGTTAAGGCATACCCCTTTCCAACAGTTAAATATTCGCTTCCGCTTACCCATGACCAATCTGAGGTGGAAGTTCCAGGGGCATTTAATTCGTATTGCCTGCTTGCCCCTATGTCAGACATTTGCTCCGAAACCACCGGAGTAGACCAAAAATTGTAAAGTCCACTAGCCTGACCATCGGGTTTGTTTCTGGTGATATTAAAGGTGCCAGAATTACTAAGTGTACTTCCGGTAGCTTGTACAATGGCTCCATCGTCGGCGACATTAAAGATTCCGGTATTGGATAGGTTTCCAACCATATTTAGGGCCTTATTAGAGGCTATATAAACTGTTCCGTTATTGGTGAAGTTATTGGAATGAACAAATTGACTATAACCCGTTTGAGCTTGGATGTTGCCCAGTGTAAAAGTGTTTCCAGCGTCAATTGTAATGCCTGGAAAAATACCCGCGCCAGTGTGGTTGGGGACATTCAGGGTGGTGGTATCACCGCCAGTAAAAAGGATAGAAGGAGTGTTGCCACTATCAAAAATGGTGTTGTCGTATGCTAGGTTATAGGTTAAGCTACCTCTAACTTTATAGGATCCAGCAAAGGTGAACTCGTGGTCTTCCTCAAAAAAGTCATCTCCTGTATCAAAAGTTACGTTGTAGTAGTTTGCAATGGGTACATCAAAATTGTAGGAAAATGTAGGCTTGTAAATTATGGTCGATCCCGTGTAAAGCGAATCGAACCTTACTCCTGGGAAATCTGCTGGGTCATAGGTGTCTGGACCAAAATTATCTTCATCTAAAACATACACTTCCCATGTAGCATTTTCCTTTACAATAAGCTCAAAGGAATAATTTATGTTGTCGTCTTGTACAGTAAAAGTGACACCGCTATCAATGATGAAGTATGAATTGTCACCCTCAATAAATAGATCGCTCCATGTACTTGAGCCTAGGGTAACATCACGGTCGATTATAAAATGCTGGTTGTCGCCAACAAACTCTCCGAAATTGTTATTGGTTGGAGTTTCGCTAATGGGGGTGCCGTCTGAAAATGGTGTCCAGCTTTCTTCATCCGTTATATCTGTTTCTCCTGTATTTAGGTAAAAAGCCTCGTCAAAAAAGGTGATATGGATATCATCTATAGCTAAGCCGTGCGAAGTAGCGTTATTATTAGGGTTAGGGTATTGCCATTTAAAGATAATTTGTTCGCCATCTGCAAGCCCATCGGGTAGTTGGATAAGGTAGGTTTCGGTAGTAGCATTTGCATTCCCGTCAAGAGCTCTCGGGTTACAAGAGAGCGTACCGCATCCTACAGAGGACACAAAGTCTAAAACATTAATATCGCTGAATGAGGGGCTAGTTAAATCGGTGATATTGTTTCCAATGGCATAGGAAAAGTCTATTTTTTGCGATCCATTGGTAGCGCCAACTCTCCATTGTTCTCCCTGGTAGCTTACGTATATTTTGTAAAGGGTTTTGCCGGTGTTATTCTCAAATAACCAGCCAAATACATAATTCGAAAATTGATCGTCAATACAGCCTAAAGACCGGTCGCCGTCACCCGTTGATCCATAGCTATGATAGCTTGTAGTGGTGCTAGATCCATCAGAGCTGATATTACTGCTTTCTTCAGAGCTGTTGTTATAAATTAACCAGCCTTCTGCTAATCCAGAGAAATCTCCAGAACCACTGCTGGGTAAGCCATTAAAATCTTCGGTGTGAGTGGCTCCAACAGTAGTGATACTTTTTTGTCCGAAAACGGATGGACCTATGATAATCCATCCAAGAATGGCAAGGTAAAGGTTGAAGGATTGGTTCATGTCAGATATAATGGTTGGATTAATATCTGAATAGAAGAGTGCTAAAGCAACAGGTTTTACTGTATTCCTTTTTCGACTTTTGAATCCTTATATATGTCCGTTGGTCTGGTTTTTTGGTTAGAGTGTCCAATAAGTAATCACTTTGTCCTTTTTGGAATGGTTTTAAAATTGGATTCCTATTTTGACTTACACTTCAATTAATAAATAGCGGTCATTTAATAATTGAACTAAATTGATGTGTTAGCTGGATTATAATTTAGTTTGCCCGCATTATAGCCTCCTGGCCATTTTTCATTTTTAGATGAATCCAAGGGTAGTTTTTCCAGGATTCCTTATAGTAATGGATTAATTGTGGCTTGGGTATCCGCCGAAAGTGCCCCATGAGGTTGAAAATAGTGGCTTCGATAACCTGTTCTTCATTTTTCATTAGCCATTGTTCAGAAAGTGTGGCGATATTGGTTGTGGGGCTTTTGGGAAATTCAAGAAAGACTAGACTAAATCTGTCGTTCGCTGTACCAGCTTCCATAAAAAAGGTGGTAGCATTAACCTGATTAAGGGTTGTGCTAGTTTCCAAATATTCATCCACCAGATATACCTTTACATGCTCTTCTGGGATTTTGAAATCGAAATAATTTCCAATGGAATAGGTACCGGTAATGGGTGTAGAAATTGATATCGGGATGCGGGTTAAATGTTTGGCAAAGGGCACTGCGAGGATACTTTGTTTAAGACCATGATTTATGAAAGCCACAGAAAAGCTGTTTTCAAAGGCCTTGGCATCATAACCTCTCTCATAGCTAAAATCGAAGTTTTTATTTTGGGCCAACAAACAAGATGTTGTATCTCCTATCTCGTTAGCTAGAAAAATCCAGTTTAGGTAGGTGTTATTTTTATGAGCACTTTTAAAATTGCTGTTATTACCACTCCGCATGGAATTGGTAAATTGAATGTTGTAAGTTCCCGTAGGTAAATTACTATTGCTCTCTACCATAAATCCCTGAAATGAACTTATGTGGGTATGTGCATCGATTTGGGTTCTGGTGTAATTGCTGGTCCCCACCTGGTTTACAGCAATATATTGTTTACTGCTTTCATAATTTTCTTCGCCATTGTAACTCCATAAATAAAGGGTGCCATCCAATACGGGTTGGTTATTTATGTCGTTTAGGAATTTCCGGGCATTAATTGCCGAGGGATAGGGATTACCGATTAAGGAGTAACCAGATATTCCATTTTCAACTGGAAAAGAAACTTTAATGGTATCGTTATTAATCATGCCCTTCGCGGTAAAACCTTGGGCTCCGTAAACGGCGTATCCTTTTCCAGGAATCATTTGGGAATTATTAATAATTGGTAAGTAACCTTCACTTGTTGAAGATCCTGGGGTGTACTCATAAATCCTGCTACCCTTTAAATTTCCTGAAGGACCAACCATGCAGCTGTCATTGATTTGAACCGGAGAACTCCAGTAGCAATATTGGTTTGCGAATTCTAAGGGTATGGTACGGGTGATTTGAAAATTGGCGGTACCAATATTAACAGACGAGGTCAATTGTATCCAGGAGCTGTTATTTGGGAGCATTACTTGCGAGGAACTATCGAACTGGCAAATTCCCCATAGAACCAAGCTGTCTGATTCGGGTATGGATAAACTCGAATTTGGCTTTAAAATCAAACTGTCATTAAAACTAATATTCCCTAAAAGGTAGGTAGCCTGCTCTCCAAATACAACGGAAGCTTTTGGCCCAAGTCTAAAGGCTGCATCTCCTCTTATTTTTCCGTTTTTTGATTCCAAAATGAGTCTCCGGGAGCTCGGCGGGTCAAAAACAAAGCTATCCCCAGCAATACAGTTTATACTTCCACCTATTTTAAGGTTAAGTGGAGCCACAATTTTTAATGAACCAGCGTTAACGATTAAGCTATCCATTTTGCATTGCGAAGTACCACTAACAATACTTGTAGGACCGGATTTTTCGTAATAAAAATTGGAGTAATTCCTACCGCTAATAGAGGGACTTCCCGAGCTTTGATTGAAATGAAAATTGGATCCAGCCTTGAATTTTACGGCGTTTATCTCGGTGGATGGGCCAAAAGGGTTAGGGGAGGAAGGGCCAAGACTGTGATAGGAGGAGAGGGAATCGAAAATCACCGAACCATTGTAAGAAGCGCTTTCCCCAAAGGGGTGTTTTTTACCTTGCGTTGAAGAGAGGGCTAAGTAAATAAAACTCGAACCAGGATGGAATCGGAGGCTATCTTTCTGCATTAATAATTGATGTGCCTGACTGTTTTCGAAAAAGATGTGGCCAAATATATTTTGTGAGCCCCCATTTAAAACAAGAGTTGTTGGGTAGTTCCCCTTTAGTTTTAAGCTACAATTGTCACAGATTTCTAAACTGTTTTCTCCTTCGGCCAAATGTATAATACCGTCTTCGTTAGCCTGATAAATTTCTAGCGTACTAGCGTTTACAAGCCGTAAATTATTTAGGGTAACCGAGCTGGGATTTAGCCATGATGTGTTCGAGGAAATGATAATGCTATCTTCCGTACTAATAAACTCTCGGTGAGGCTGGTAGTTAAGGGCATCATGGTAATCTAAATTTCCGGTTGCATTGGTCCAAGTGTATGTTTTACCACTGCCTTCAGAGATAGAAATGGTGATGTCGTCAATGTCTACATTCCCAGATTGTTTTATGTAATACCAGGCAAATTGTATCAGACTGTCGGCGGGATTTAGACCAATGTTTATCCAGTTTTCATCATTAGCTCCAGGAAGTGGGGTGAGGCTATCGATAATTATCCAACTCTGGTTTTTTCTCTTTCCCAAAATAAAGAGTGCAGATCCACTTGTTACCCCTTGTCCGCGCACCCAAAATCTTATGTTGCTTGCTACGTTGCAAAGTTCGGGGCTTATTATGCTATCTAGGCTGTGGTCCAATTTTAGGGATCCGGGGCTATACGATGAAGATCCGTCATTGCTTATCCCAACAAACTCCCAACCTGGAGGTACCGTGTCGAAACCGTGTTTAAAATCTTCGTTAATTCCTAGTCCACGGGAACTGCAGCTTATAAAATGGGTGTCCAGATAATTTTTTGAATACACCCCATTTACTTTAGAAAAGAATCTGGCGAAATAGGTGCTGTTGGGATTTAAATTACTCAGCGTAATCATACTGTCCGAACCACAATACATGGGGTAAATTCCAGTATTGGGCTGTATTTCTTCCCCCGATGAAAAGCTAGTATTAAATTCAAAATTGTTACTACATTGAAGGATACGATCCACAGGTAATGATTCCCTCAACAATAGGCACCATTCTCCATCGGGAATAGGAGGTTTAATTTTTATCTTATTCCCGCAATTGCTCCAAAGCTTAACGGGGATGAAATCTTCATTTTGGGGAGTACATCTTCTTCCTACTAGGGCGATGTTATCGATATTCCAGTTTTCATCTACATGATTGGATTGACTGATTACCATAAGTTCCAGCGAGTCGGTATTTGGTTCAATACTTATTTTTACCAACCCGAAACCATCCCCAAATGCATCTCTGTTCCCACCGGCTGCTGGGGTATATAATCCTGTTATCAAACTATCGTGGGATTGAGCTTGAAAATTACTGTCGGTATAAAAACTCCATTTTGCATTGTTTAAACCTTGGATTTGCATAATGGATGAATCGTTTAAACTGGGATATTTGAGAATGATTTTGAGATAGTCGTCGCTATCCAATCCGTTTCCACCACTTTTAGAGCTTGCGCTAATTCTAAGAAACAAAGCCGAATTTGTAATATTTCCAATGTAAATAGGGGAGAGGCATAAGGTGTCATTACTGTTACTAGATTGCCAAGAATTGGCACCTTTTAACACGCGCTGGCTGGCAGGGCTGTCAGTGGCTCCCGTATTAGAAGAAATGTTATCGTAACCCTGATTCAGATTCCAATTGTCTATGGTTTCAAATCCCTGAAAATAGACTGCTTCGGTAGCGGTAATTGAAATATTATCTAATGCTATTTCATCTCTTGAACCCGAACCGCTTAGGTCATCTAGGTACCAACCGATTTCAAAGATTGAATCTTGCAGAATGGAAATTCCTTCTAGGCTATAGGAGACTTGAACTGCAGACCATTCAGGGCTACTATCCTCATTACCACCTGTCGATACCGTATGTTCAGGTAAATATTGAAAATCGCCCTGTTCAGTTTTGAAAAAAGGAGTAATGCTGCTTGCGTAGTTTTCATTGTTATGGACCCAAATGGTGAAGCTTAAGCGTAAACTACCGATCCTTCCTCCACAGCCATTGGTGCCGCGGAGAATTATGCTTCCTGGAGTACAGTCATTTGAGCTCGCCTGAATCCCTAAAGCATAATTACCAGAGGATGTTTCAAAACCATAGATTCCACCCGTGGAGGTGTTTCCTGAGGACCATCCTCGGGCATAATCGCCAGAGCTTTCATTTCCGCCAAATGAGGAGTTTCCGTCGCTAAATCCGGTGAAACGCCAAGCATCAGAATCTAGATATCCAATTTGCGGATCGGGATGGAGACCATAACCTAGGAATGCTCCCTTGTTTACACCTGTTTGGGTGCTGTCAAAATCAATGGTTATTGTGTTATTGAATGAGGGTAGGAATACTTGTGCATGTCCAGGAGAGGAGAGTAGCACTATTCCAAGCAGTGGTAGAATACTTGGTTTCATGGTAGAATTGTTACTCTAATAAGATAGAGAAATCAATTCAGATTTAAAAGCACATAAACGGGAAGATGATCCGATGGACCGCCGATATAATTCGGTCCGGCATAGGTTCTAAAGGGTGATCCCTTGTACTTGTTATTCTTTTGCTGCAATAGGTGTTTGGAGCTATAAATATCCGCGAATTGGTAATTAAAATGATTAGATGAGAATATCTCTTCACTTAGGAGAATTTGATCAAACAGATACCAATCACCCTTGTAAACGATGGTTCCCTTTCCTTGTTTACTTATTTCTTCAAACGGATTAAAGAATTCTCCAGCATCCAAATCTTCTGGTTTAGATTCAGTAGAAAAAAGTTCCTTGATGGATTTGTTTAATGGGGTATCATTAAAGTCCCCCATAATAATATGTGTTCCGGAATTTAAGTTTTGTTTCAGGGTATTGGCAACAAGAAGTCTTTTATATTCTGTTTCATTAACACCTCCTCGTCTCGATGGCCAGTGGTTTACCCAAATAGTAAGCTCTTCCCCGTTTGATAGCCTAACAGTAGTCTTTAAAATTTCCCTAGTTTTCCATTGTCCTGATGGGATGGAGATGAAATCAATTTCTTTCGCCTCAACATAATGGGAATGGTACAGTAGTGCCACATCAATTCCTCTGGGATCGGAGGAGTTTCCATGAACAATTTGATAGTTGTATGGTTTAAGTGGCTTGGAGTTAACCAAATCTTGAAGAACTCTTAAATTCTCCACCTCTGCCAAACCAATTAATGCTGGTGCGTCTTCTGGGTTTCTATCTCCAATTTCTGAAATAGTCTTAGCTAAAGCGGAAATTTTAGACTCGTACTTTTCTTCCGACCAGGCTAAACGGCCATTTGGTGTAAATTCTTGATCATTGACTCCCGGATCATCAACGGTATCAAACAAATTTTCGACGTTGTAAAAAGCAATGGCAATGGTTTCTCCTTTAGCGTCTATATTTGGTTGACTCGTATTGCTTTGAGAATTACAAGCTGTAAAAAGAAATATTAGCTGAAGGAGGTGCCAGACCATTTTCATTTTCTAGGGCCTGTTGTAATAGAAAGTTGCTTTTAAGTTGCCAGAATTAACTGCAGCTGAAACGTAAGATCTATGTTCGCTTATCTGGGTAATTTCACCAGTAGTTACGTTGGTTAGATATACAAAACTGATGTATTGGGTTCTGTCTACACTTCCGTTTTCGTAGTAATCAACAATTATTTGTTTCGGGTAGTCCGATCCCGAAAGATCGAAGTGCTTAAAGCCATTGAAAAATATCGGATAGTAAGATTGGATATCGTTCTTTCTATTTTGAGATACATATCGATATACCTCTTTTTTCATGGGTACCGTATCTGCTGCGAATATTATGGCTTGGGTAGTGTCGTAATTAACCCTTGAATCTGGTATGCTTTGATCGAAAATAGAATCAACCGCTCCAAGAAGATTTACTTCTATTTGAGCGACAGAGTTACCGCTATATGTGAATTTTAATTCCTCTTGAATGCGATAAGCGATTTTCCTTTTTCCATTAACCCAGAAATAACTTACAACTCCACGACTTGGTCGTTTAACATCTGCGTCGTTTAGGGTAAAAACAATGGTGGAATCATCGTAGATGTCTTCGGTATTTCCCTGGTAATTGTAACTAACCTGCCTGCCGTTATTCGCATAGCTAACTGCTAGGTTTTCGGGAGTTGCACCACCGTTGTAGCTTACATTAGATACTCGTTTAAATTCGTTGTATGCGAAAGACTTAGTAAGATCGTACTTCTTTTGGTTATTGGCGTCGAAAGCGGCAATTACTTCAGTTGCTACCTTAGATCTTGAAATAGCTACCTCGGTATATGTAGAGTCGAAACCTCCAGGAATAGAATCTACTTTTCTAATTTCTGTTAGGTTGTAATTGAGGTCATTAAAAGTTACCG contains:
- a CDS encoding thiazole synthase, whose amino-acid sequence is MSFSIGGIEMGSRLLLGTGKFSSNENMVAAIKASGTEMVTVALKRVDAKRKEQDELLAALRSTGVRLLPNTSGVRTADEAVFAAELAREALETDWLKLEIHPDPKYLLPDPIETLKATEVLAKKGFKILPYIHADPVLCKRLEEVGTTAVMPLGAPIGTNLGIKTKEFIEIIIDQAKVPVIVDAGIGAPSDAALALELGADAVLVNTAIAVAGNPAQMGEAFKLAVASGELAYKAKLGPKQLSKKASASSPLTSFLDV
- the thiH gene encoding 2-iminoacetate synthase ThiH codes for the protein MSSFRALFEKYSWEEIRNQVYSKSAADVEAVLASGKADLDGFLALVSPAAAPYLEQMAQLSREITLKRFGKTIQLFAPFYLSNECQNICTYCGFSLDNPIRRKTLNPIEIEKEIKAIKDLGFRHVLLVTGEANKTVGVDYLERAIKQIRPHFDNVSMEVQPLDQLDYERLIEVGLHTVLVYQETYHQADYKKHHPKGKKSNFWYRLDTPDRLGRAGIYKMGLGALIGLEDWRIDSFFVALHLDYLQRTYWKSKYTLSFPRLRPFSGGLEPKVEMNDAELVQLICAYRIFNPDVELSLSTRETQKFRDNVIKMGITTMSAGSKTNPGGYAVEPQSLEQFEISDERSPAQIVEIIKNAGYEPVWKDWDQSYQQFSV
- a CDS encoding endonuclease/exonuclease/phosphatase family protein, which gives rise to MVWHLLQLIFLFTACNSQSNTSQPNIDAKGETIAIAFYNVENLFDTVDDPGVNDQEFTPNGRLAWSEEKYESKISALAKTISEIGDRNPEDAPALIGLAEVENLRVLQDLVNSKPLKPYNYQIVHGNSSDPRGIDVALLYHSHYVEAKEIDFISIPSGQWKTREILKTTVRLSNGEELTIWVNHWPSRRGGVNETEYKRLLVANTLKQNLNSGTHIIMGDFNDTPLNKSIKELFSTESKPEDLDAGEFFNPFEEISKQGKGTIVYKGDWYLFDQILLSEEIFSSNHFNYQFADIYSSKHLLQQKNNKYKGSPFRTYAGPNYIGGPSDHLPVYVLLNLN